A genomic region of Mitsuaria sp. 7 contains the following coding sequences:
- a CDS encoding DUF1080 domain-containing protein: MRLAPTSIASIAAAAALALSATAHAADMPNTLTAEETAAGWQLLFDGKSLEHWRASDQPGSFSVKDGAIVVRGPRSHLFYTGPVQQHDFKNFELKVEVMTFPKANSGVYFHTKWQEVGWPELGYEVQVNNSHSDPSRTGGLWGVQDYMKVVSPDHQWFTLTVRVEGKHVTTFVNSEKTADYTEESPIVRKKGLEKRYIASGTFALQGHDPESEAHFRNIRVKVLP, from the coding sequence ATGCGCCTTGCCCCCACCTCGATTGCCTCGATTGCGGCTGCTGCCGCGCTTGCCCTGTCCGCCACTGCCCACGCCGCCGACATGCCCAACACGCTCACCGCCGAAGAGACCGCCGCCGGCTGGCAACTGCTGTTCGACGGCAAGAGCCTGGAGCACTGGCGCGCCAGCGACCAGCCGGGCTCCTTCAGCGTGAAGGACGGCGCCATCGTCGTGCGCGGCCCGCGCTCGCACCTGTTCTACACGGGGCCGGTGCAGCAGCACGACTTCAAGAACTTCGAGCTGAAGGTCGAGGTGATGACCTTCCCCAAGGCCAACTCCGGCGTCTACTTCCATACCAAGTGGCAAGAGGTCGGCTGGCCCGAGCTGGGCTACGAGGTGCAGGTCAACAACTCGCACAGCGACCCGAGCCGCACCGGCGGACTGTGGGGGGTGCAGGACTACATGAAGGTCGTGTCGCCGGACCACCAGTGGTTCACGCTGACCGTGCGCGTCGAAGGCAAACACGTCACCACCTTCGTCAACAGCGAGAAGACGGCCGACTACACCGAAGAGTCGCCCATCGTCCGCAAGAAGGGCCTGGAGAAGCGCTACATCGCCAGCGGTACCTTCGCGCTGCAGGGCCACGATCCGGAGAGCGAGGCGCACTTCAGGAACATCAGGGTGAAGGTGTTGCCGTGA
- a CDS encoding gluconate 2-dehydrogenase subunit 3 family protein, protein MDRRTTLQWMLAAAAALSVDVSAGATPATRKNGKGGKPKGYGTDPTLTKSYKSGELWPLTFNAAQNRTAQALCGLIIPADDQSPSAAQLQVHRFIDEWVSAPYPNQTKDKPVIVSGLDWLEAESAKRFGGKRFDQLDVPQQSQIADDICWTERAKPEFATAARFFKRFRDLTAGGFYTTPDGMKDVGFVGNIPSVTFDGPPLKVLQIVGVA, encoded by the coding sequence ATGGACCGCAGAACGACCCTGCAATGGATGCTGGCCGCCGCGGCGGCGCTCAGCGTCGACGTCTCGGCCGGTGCCACGCCCGCCACGAGGAAGAACGGCAAGGGCGGCAAGCCCAAGGGCTACGGCACGGACCCGACGCTGACGAAGAGCTACAAGAGCGGCGAGCTGTGGCCGCTGACCTTCAACGCCGCGCAGAACCGCACCGCGCAGGCCTTGTGCGGCTTGATCATCCCGGCCGACGACCAGTCGCCCAGCGCCGCGCAACTGCAGGTGCACCGCTTCATCGACGAATGGGTCAGCGCGCCGTATCCGAACCAGACGAAGGACAAGCCCGTCATCGTGAGCGGCCTGGACTGGCTGGAGGCCGAAAGCGCGAAGCGTTTCGGCGGCAAGCGCTTCGACCAGCTCGACGTCCCGCAGCAGTCGCAGATCGCCGACGACATCTGCTGGACCGAGCGCGCCAAGCCGGAGTTCGCCACCGCCGCGCGCTTCTTCAAGCGCTTCCGCGACCTGACCGCCGGCGGCTTCTACACCACGCCCGACGGCATGAAGGACGTCGGCTTCGTCGGCAACATTCCCTCCGTCACCTTCGACGGCCCGCCCCTCAAGGTCCTGCAGATCGTTGGAGTCGCCTGA
- a CDS encoding GMC family oxidoreductase: MGFVTTRDLARDYDVIVVGSGAGGGQTAYTLALEGVKVLMLEAGRYYDFRTETPMFQASHDAPLRGAGTPDKPFGFYDATVDGGWQVPGEPYTQASDNEEQRFEWWRARMLGGRTNHWGRISLRNGPYDFKPYSRDGLGFDWPIDYQDLAPYYDKVEMLVGIYGTNEGLENTPDSPEGCLLPAPAARVGERLVAQRAGKLGIPVVPIHRAVLTAKLDDTRIPALLHPGNPRAQALVAQSMRERAACFWATPCSRGCSIGATYQSPAVHLPPALASGNLDVLCDAMVYEVTTKDGKASGVRFVDRKTGKHVEARARAIVLSASACESARILLNSKTSAYPQGLANSSGKVGKYVMDTVGSDLSGQVPLLENLPPHNEDGAGGSHMYAPWWLYGKQGARWAEQGLGFARGYHIELGTGRRMPGASTGANLEWMTQGSYGAKFKQDVRRSFGSFVYFAGRGEMIPNEQSFCEIDPATKDRFGIPVLRFHWQWSEHETRQAAHMQKTFAAIVEAMGGKVLDGGPELDGRKAIAPGGYIIHEVGGAIMGADARTSVTNRWGQTWDVPNLFLSDGAPFASNADKNPTLTIMALAWRQADHIVDRFRKKEL; this comes from the coding sequence ATGGGTTTTGTGACGACGCGCGACTTGGCGCGCGACTACGACGTCATCGTCGTCGGCTCGGGCGCCGGCGGCGGCCAGACGGCCTACACGCTGGCGCTGGAAGGCGTGAAGGTGCTGATGCTGGAAGCCGGCCGGTACTACGACTTCCGCACCGAGACGCCGATGTTCCAGGCCTCGCACGACGCCCCGCTGCGCGGCGCGGGCACGCCGGACAAGCCCTTCGGCTTCTACGACGCGACGGTGGACGGCGGCTGGCAGGTGCCGGGCGAGCCGTACACGCAGGCCTCGGACAACGAGGAGCAGCGCTTCGAGTGGTGGCGCGCCCGCATGCTGGGCGGCCGGACCAACCACTGGGGCCGCATCTCGCTGCGCAACGGCCCCTACGACTTCAAGCCGTACAGCCGCGACGGCCTTGGTTTCGACTGGCCCATCGACTATCAAGATCTGGCGCCGTACTACGACAAGGTCGAGATGCTCGTGGGCATCTACGGCACCAACGAGGGCCTGGAGAACACGCCCGACTCGCCCGAGGGCTGCCTGCTGCCCGCCCCCGCCGCGCGGGTGGGGGAACGCCTGGTCGCCCAGCGCGCCGGCAAGCTGGGCATCCCGGTGGTGCCCATCCACCGCGCGGTGCTGACCGCCAAGCTCGACGACACCCGCATCCCCGCGCTGCTGCATCCCGGCAACCCGCGCGCGCAGGCGCTGGTCGCGCAGTCCATGCGCGAGCGTGCCGCCTGCTTCTGGGCCACGCCGTGCTCGCGCGGCTGCTCCATCGGCGCGACCTACCAGAGCCCCGCGGTCCATCTGCCGCCGGCGCTCGCCAGCGGCAACCTCGACGTGCTGTGCGATGCCATGGTCTACGAGGTGACGACCAAGGACGGCAAGGCCAGCGGCGTGCGCTTCGTCGACCGCAAGACCGGCAAGCACGTCGAGGCCAGGGCGCGGGCGATCGTGCTGTCGGCCAGCGCCTGCGAGTCGGCGCGCATCCTGCTGAACAGCAAGACCAGCGCGTATCCGCAAGGCCTGGCCAACAGCAGCGGCAAGGTCGGCAAGTACGTGATGGACACCGTCGGCAGCGATCTGTCCGGCCAGGTGCCGTTGCTGGAGAACCTGCCGCCGCACAACGAGGACGGCGCCGGCGGCTCGCACATGTACGCGCCCTGGTGGCTGTACGGGAAGCAGGGCGCGCGCTGGGCCGAGCAGGGCCTGGGCTTCGCCCGCGGTTATCACATCGAGCTGGGCACCGGCCGCCGCATGCCCGGCGCCAGCACCGGCGCCAACCTGGAGTGGATGACCCAGGGCAGCTACGGCGCGAAGTTCAAGCAGGACGTGCGACGCAGCTTCGGCTCGTTCGTCTACTTCGCCGGCCGCGGCGAGATGATCCCCAACGAGCAGTCGTTCTGCGAGATCGACCCGGCGACGAAGGACCGCTTCGGCATCCCCGTGCTGCGCTTCCACTGGCAGTGGTCCGAGCACGAGACCCGCCAGGCCGCGCACATGCAGAAGACCTTCGCCGCGATCGTCGAGGCTATGGGCGGCAAGGTGCTCGACGGCGGGCCCGAGCTGGATGGCCGCAAGGCCATCGCGCCCGGCGGCTACATCATCCACGAGGTGGGCGGCGCCATCATGGGCGCGGACGCCAGGACCTCGGTCACCAACCGCTGGGGCCAGACCTGGGACGTGCCCAACCTGTTCCTGTCCGACGGCGCGCCCTTTGCCTCCAACGCCGACAAGAACCCCACGCTGACCATCATGGCGCTGGCCTGGCGCCAGGCCGACCACATCGTCGACCGTTTCCGCAAGAAGGAGCTCTGA
- a CDS encoding FxDxF family PEP-CTERM protein — translation MRIPTSIVLAAAAALAGVGTPASAAPVDLSSGTGGFIGKPGAGGFSESYTFTLVSPTTVNILLASVVNGDHHIDFSSIVLNGPSGPIRATEFTPDPFTGHVISNALLAPGSYTLTASGTNSAALATFVGTIALSGSASATPSGSGGPLDLSTGSAGFFSTPNAGAFSNTFNFSIGTPQAVKLMLATAVGGDQNIDFTSVLLRGPFGDLMAAAFTRDPFETWTLATPLLTPGNYSIIASGINSDAIATYAGTLALSAIDPNPPANDVPEPGTSALAMAGLAAALVMRREGPHRTGTARPGGFLTRRRRF, via the coding sequence ATGCGCATCCCGACCTCGATCGTCCTTGCCGCCGCCGCTGCCCTCGCAGGCGTCGGCACCCCGGCGTCCGCCGCGCCCGTCGACCTGTCCTCCGGCACCGGTGGATTCATCGGCAAACCCGGCGCGGGCGGTTTTTCAGAGTCTTACACCTTCACCCTGGTCTCGCCGACCACGGTCAACATCCTGCTGGCGTCGGTGGTGAACGGCGACCATCACATCGACTTCTCGAGCATCGTGCTGAACGGCCCCTCCGGGCCGATCCGCGCCACCGAGTTCACACCTGACCCCTTCACCGGCCACGTCATCAGCAACGCGCTGCTGGCGCCGGGCAGCTACACGCTCACGGCCAGCGGCACGAACAGCGCGGCCCTGGCGACCTTCGTCGGCACCATCGCGCTCTCGGGCAGCGCCAGCGCCACGCCGTCCGGCAGCGGAGGGCCGCTGGACCTCAGCACGGGCAGCGCCGGCTTCTTCAGCACGCCCAACGCCGGCGCGTTCTCCAACACCTTCAACTTCTCCATCGGTACGCCGCAGGCGGTGAAGCTGATGCTGGCCACGGCCGTCGGCGGCGACCAGAACATCGACTTCACCAGCGTCCTGCTGCGGGGCCCGTTCGGCGACCTCATGGCGGCGGCGTTCACCCGCGATCCCTTTGAGACCTGGACGCTCGCCACCCCGCTGCTCACGCCCGGCAACTATTCCATCATCGCGTCCGGCATCAACAGCGACGCCATCGCCACCTATGCGGGCACCCTCGCCTTGTCGGCGATCGATCCGAACCCGCCTGCCAACGACGTGCCCGAGCCCGGCACCAGTGCCCTGGCCATGGCCGGTCTGGCTGCCGCGCTCGTGATGAGGCGGGAGGGTCCGCATCGCACGGGGACGGCCCGGCCCGGCGGCTTCCTCACCCGGCGGCGGCGTTTTTGA
- a CDS encoding flavin reductase family protein — translation MHTYDPTAPNLPHNPFNSIVGPRPIGWMSTKSKAGVVNLAPYSFFTALNYTPPIIGFSSIGRKDSLRNIEETGEFVWNLATRDLAEAMNATCARVPHGVNEFELGKLTEVASVKVGPPRVGESPVAFECKVSQLIQLSSMDDEPVDTWMILGQVVLMHISPALLKDGIFDTAAAKIILRGGGPGDYFELGEKFFMARPD, via the coding sequence ATGCACACCTACGACCCCACCGCGCCCAACCTTCCCCACAACCCGTTCAACTCGATCGTCGGACCTCGACCCATCGGTTGGATGTCCACGAAGAGCAAGGCCGGCGTCGTGAACCTGGCGCCGTACAGCTTCTTCACCGCGTTGAACTACACGCCGCCCATCATCGGCTTCTCCAGCATCGGTCGGAAGGACTCGCTGCGGAACATCGAGGAGACCGGCGAGTTCGTCTGGAATCTCGCCACGCGCGATCTGGCGGAGGCCATGAATGCCACGTGCGCGCGGGTGCCTCACGGCGTCAATGAATTCGAGCTCGGGAAGCTGACCGAGGTTGCTTCGGTCAAGGTGGGGCCGCCGCGCGTCGGAGAGAGCCCGGTGGCTTTCGAGTGCAAGGTGTCCCAGCTCATCCAGCTGAGCTCGATGGACGACGAGCCCGTCGACACCTGGATGATCCTGGGTCAGGTCGTGCTCATGCACATCTCGCCGGCGCTGTTGAAGGACGGGATCTTCGACACCGCTGCGGCGAAGATCATCCTGCGAGGCGGTGGCCCGGGCGACTACTTCGAGCTGGGGGAGAAGTTCTTCATGGCGCGGCCAGATTAG
- a CDS encoding DUF2939 domain-containing protein gives MTPTARKFSKVALVAAVLALAAYWYWSPWLAIHQMRNAAKAGDATAFNERVDYPLLRESLKGQLSGAIGARTNDRSESGSDIAKAGAALGSLFATAMVDRLVDAFVRPESVMRIMQEGKLMPRRDSRSKAPNEAPSDEGGETDGSATPSKREPIWTTERQGVDTFILYARRAGQAEDRRTGLVFQRRGFASWVLTEIRLPAL, from the coding sequence ATGACCCCCACCGCCCGGAAGTTCTCGAAGGTCGCGCTCGTCGCGGCGGTCCTGGCGCTCGCCGCCTACTGGTACTGGTCGCCGTGGTTGGCGATCCATCAGATGCGGAACGCCGCGAAGGCCGGCGACGCGACGGCGTTCAACGAACGCGTCGACTATCCGCTGCTGCGCGAGAGCCTGAAGGGCCAGTTGTCCGGCGCCATCGGCGCCCGGACGAACGATCGTTCCGAGTCCGGCAGCGACATCGCCAAGGCCGGTGCGGCGCTGGGCTCGCTGTTCGCGACGGCGATGGTCGACCGCCTGGTGGACGCGTTCGTGCGTCCCGAGTCGGTCATGCGGATCATGCAGGAGGGCAAGCTGATGCCGCGGCGCGATTCCCGCTCGAAGGCGCCGAATGAAGCGCCCTCCGACGAGGGCGGCGAGACCGACGGCAGCGCGACGCCATCGAAGCGCGAGCCCATCTGGACGACGGAACGTCAGGGCGTCGACACCTTCATCCTCTACGCCCGCCGCGCCGGTCAGGCCGAGGACCGCCGGACCGGGCTGGTCTTCCAGCGGCGCGGATTCGCGTCGTGGGTGCTGACGGAGATCCGGTTGCCGGCCTTGTGA
- a CDS encoding alpha/beta fold hydrolase, producing the protein MALRHRFVSAAGLRWHLVETGKAGDAPTIVLLAGFPQSCYAWRRVMPLLAAAGHRAIAVDLPGQGDSDKPDSGYDAVTTGNRLVALFEALGLDRIALVGHDIGAWMAYPYAARHPEAVTHLALLDANIPGVTLAERFELGPDNWKRWHFLFNTVPDLPEALLKDRERVLIEWFFARKTANAPAVFERADVDEYERVYRQPGGLRGMLGYYRAAIADAAANRALADTPLRMPVLALGGDLGSAPDLFDAMRGRAERLQGGVLRDCGHYLPEEQPEVVADHLVQLLATR; encoded by the coding sequence ATGGCATTGCGGCATCGCTTCGTCTCCGCGGCGGGATTGCGTTGGCATCTGGTCGAAACAGGCAAGGCAGGCGACGCGCCGACTATCGTGCTCCTGGCCGGGTTTCCCCAGAGCTGCTACGCGTGGCGACGCGTGATGCCGCTGCTGGCGGCTGCGGGGCATCGGGCGATCGCCGTGGACCTGCCGGGGCAGGGCGATTCCGACAAGCCTGACAGCGGCTACGACGCCGTCACGACGGGCAATCGGCTGGTCGCGTTGTTCGAGGCGCTGGGCCTGGACCGCATCGCGCTCGTGGGACACGACATCGGCGCGTGGATGGCCTATCCGTACGCGGCGCGCCACCCCGAGGCGGTGACGCATCTGGCGCTGCTCGACGCCAACATTCCCGGCGTCACGCTGGCGGAGCGGTTCGAGCTCGGCCCCGACAACTGGAAGCGCTGGCACTTCCTGTTCAACACGGTGCCCGATCTCCCGGAGGCTTTGCTGAAGGACCGGGAGCGCGTGCTGATCGAGTGGTTCTTCGCCCGCAAGACCGCCAACGCGCCGGCGGTCTTCGAGCGCGCCGACGTCGACGAGTACGAGCGTGTCTATCGCCAGCCCGGCGGGCTGCGCGGCATGCTGGGCTACTACCGGGCCGCGATCGCGGATGCCGCGGCCAATCGCGCGCTGGCCGACACGCCGCTGCGGATGCCCGTGCTTGCGCTCGGGGGCGATCTCGGCAGCGCGCCCGATCTGTTCGACGCGATGCGCGGACGCGCAGAGCGGCTGCAGGGCGGCGTGCTGCGCGATTGCGGTCACTATCTGCCGGAGGAGCAGCCGGAAGTCGTGGCCGATCATCTGGTTCAGCTACTCGCCACCCGATAG
- the pcp gene encoding pyroglutamyl-peptidase I — protein MTTILLTGIDPFNGETINPSWEAVRALDGETLGSARLVARQLPCVIGEVGGALVAAIEEIRPDVVLCLGQAGGRADVTIERVAINIVDARIPDNAGLQPVDEPVVAGGPAAYFSTLPIKALVAALHAAGIPASVSESAGTYNCNAIFYALSHHIATRRPGLRGGFIHVPFLPEQAVRHRNAPSMARETLIEAVRVMIATTLITTQDVKLGFGSEH, from the coding sequence GTGACCACCATCCTGCTGACCGGCATCGATCCCTTCAACGGCGAGACCATCAATCCTTCCTGGGAGGCGGTGAGGGCGCTCGACGGCGAGACCCTCGGATCGGCGCGACTCGTCGCACGGCAACTGCCCTGCGTGATCGGCGAGGTCGGCGGCGCGCTGGTCGCCGCGATCGAGGAGATCAGACCCGACGTGGTGCTGTGCCTCGGGCAGGCCGGCGGGCGGGCCGACGTCACGATCGAGCGCGTCGCCATCAACATCGTGGACGCGCGCATTCCCGACAACGCCGGCTTGCAACCAGTGGATGAGCCCGTCGTGGCCGGCGGCCCCGCCGCGTACTTCTCGACCCTGCCGATCAAGGCGCTGGTGGCCGCGCTCCATGCGGCGGGGATTCCCGCCTCCGTCTCCGAGTCCGCAGGGACCTACAACTGCAACGCGATCTTCTACGCGCTGTCGCATCACATCGCGACGCGCCGGCCTGGTCTGCGCGGCGGCTTCATCCACGTGCCCTTCCTGCCGGAACAGGCGGTCCGCCATCGCAACGCGCCGAGCATGGCGCGCGAGACGCTGATCGAGGCCGTCCGCGTCATGATCGCGACGACGCTGATCACGACGCAGGACGTGAAGCTCGGCTTCGGCAGTGAGCATTGA
- a CDS encoding LysR family transcriptional regulator — translation MNLASVDLNLLVAFEALYDTRSVSLAGQRLHRAQPSVSNALSRLRHLFGDALFVRSAQGMLPTARADALRPIVGAALAQIRAALTSAGDFDPAQASDRRFTIAASDYVDIVLLPSLMALLRSQAPGLSLRFTALDRASIYAQLDQGEVDLAIGGHLAPPKRMTSEHLYDEDFVCVTDRSRAPKRRRTMSLDVYVDLPHALFVPSDDGSTRGVIDAALNRLGRRRRVVATFAHVAALPRVVQGTDLVATLARRVAERLAPPGVALQELPAELDATAFPIHLVSGSRTQTDPAGLWLCGLVKEAVTTMLADQ, via the coding sequence ATGAATCTGGCCAGCGTCGATCTCAACCTGCTCGTGGCCTTCGAGGCCCTCTACGACACGCGCAGCGTCAGCCTCGCCGGGCAGCGGCTCCACCGCGCGCAGCCGTCGGTCAGCAATGCGTTGTCGCGGCTGCGGCACCTGTTCGGCGATGCGCTGTTCGTGCGCAGCGCGCAGGGCATGCTGCCCACCGCGCGCGCCGATGCGCTGCGGCCGATCGTCGGCGCGGCGCTGGCGCAGATCCGCGCGGCGCTGACCTCCGCGGGGGACTTCGATCCGGCGCAGGCCAGTGATCGCCGCTTCACGATCGCCGCGAGCGACTACGTGGACATCGTCCTGCTGCCCAGCCTGATGGCGCTCCTGCGATCACAGGCGCCTGGCCTGAGCCTGCGCTTCACGGCGCTGGACCGCGCCTCGATCTACGCGCAGCTGGACCAGGGCGAGGTCGACCTCGCGATCGGCGGGCATCTCGCGCCGCCCAAGCGCATGACGAGCGAGCATCTGTACGACGAGGACTTCGTCTGCGTCACCGACCGCTCGCGCGCGCCCAAGCGGCGGCGGACGATGTCGCTCGATGTCTACGTGGATCTGCCGCATGCGCTGTTCGTGCCGAGCGACGACGGCTCCACGCGCGGCGTGATCGATGCGGCGCTCAACCGGCTGGGACGCCGCCGGCGCGTCGTCGCCACCTTCGCCCACGTGGCCGCCCTGCCCCGCGTGGTGCAGGGAACGGACCTTGTCGCGACGCTGGCACGGCGGGTGGCGGAGCGGCTGGCACCGCCCGGCGTCGCCCTGCAGGAGTTGCCCGCCGAACTCGACGCCACCGCGTTCCCCATCCATCTGGTGTCGGGCTCCCGCACCCAGACCGACCCGGCAGGCCTCTGGCTCTGCGGGCTGGTCAAGGAGGCGGTGACGACGATGCTCGCCGATCAGTAA
- a CDS encoding TonB-dependent receptor produces MRPDRAAFRPVFRAAFARTATAAAVSLLATAAFAQSQTAPVSQPEAKAEAKPDTKPDAKAREITDKEKNELPVITVNATRVSSGLLQTPVAVTALSQEALTREGIHDVRGLSGKVPNLQISQGADSGVQINIRGVGSTNFTEVGDPAVGLHVGGLYSPRPQGALALMFDLEQVEVLRGPQGTLFGRNSTGGSINIIPAKPEFGSTYGSAELDLGNYRKRQLNVIQNIAVNDTIALRATVSTIKRDGWINQQQDFTDVNMPEHGFVADGIPDVDQRRNAKVPRSKYYYNRDEWAARIAGRVKLSSDLEWLVAYEKFQNKGAGEIAMKDCDMAAGTDFACPGGKWDVKVNVPGKTDMSIDTVRSNLNWKLNDRSTIEYGFAYATQKRSQQSDDDGGYYPLSRQVTATVPVGPDGDWGTWPIRDETSLTLGSTYKSQVHELQFKHHTDTVQLVTGLFWMHEKNAIDYAQEQLVTAPFGFPTSQYYAQPDRQIDAKAIFAQADWTFLPTWTATVGGRVSFDKKTDKGGRVYGSFDGSTPAYYNGLYDPGTPGTPGFRPHNGRDLTEQMGPFAGPGAYGLWGEPAGNDHGESWKKFTYRLGLRKQLTPADMVYTSLSTGYKAGGFGDKDDRCGGKECVDGPAGPQYTFFPYKPETVTNFELGYKGLMLDKRLSLSATFFYSRYKDMQVTGDFFASKVKQVGPCPDENPTCDIVTKWQTVNVGVVDIPGLELEVDYKPWAGARLGAFFSYINSRMKDYPSFSDSWNCGVRAEMGAPACPDPYTGPIRENAGRQIYDITGNHLPLSPKYSFGVNFSQSFRFGEGWELTPWVNVKWQDKMYFTLRNLDNAHISDGQKAFAKVDASLRLQAPKDWHAEIYVLNATNKMTKNSAQDGGGFVRGYWNDPRTFGIRVGIDY; encoded by the coding sequence ATGAGACCCGATCGAGCCGCTTTCCGTCCCGTGTTCCGAGCCGCTTTCGCTCGCACCGCCACGGCTGCCGCCGTGAGCCTGCTGGCCACCGCCGCCTTCGCGCAATCGCAGACCGCGCCGGTGTCGCAGCCCGAGGCGAAGGCCGAGGCAAAACCTGACACCAAGCCTGATGCCAAGGCGCGCGAGATCACGGACAAGGAGAAGAACGAGCTCCCCGTGATCACCGTCAACGCGACGCGCGTGAGCTCCGGCCTGCTGCAGACGCCGGTGGCGGTGACGGCGCTCTCGCAGGAGGCGCTGACCCGCGAAGGCATCCACGACGTGCGCGGCCTCTCCGGCAAGGTGCCGAACCTGCAGATATCGCAGGGCGCGGATTCGGGCGTGCAGATCAACATCCGCGGCGTGGGCTCGACCAACTTCACCGAGGTCGGCGACCCGGCCGTCGGCCTGCACGTGGGCGGCCTGTACTCGCCGCGGCCACAAGGCGCGTTGGCGCTGATGTTCGACCTCGAGCAGGTCGAGGTGCTGCGCGGCCCGCAGGGCACGCTGTTCGGCCGGAACTCCACCGGCGGCAGCATCAACATCATCCCGGCCAAGCCCGAGTTCGGCTCGACCTACGGCTCGGCGGAACTGGACCTCGGCAACTACCGCAAGCGCCAGCTGAACGTGATCCAGAACATCGCGGTCAACGACACGATCGCGCTGCGCGCCACGGTCAGCACGATCAAGCGCGACGGCTGGATCAACCAGCAGCAGGACTTCACCGACGTGAACATGCCCGAGCACGGCTTCGTCGCCGACGGCATCCCCGACGTGGACCAGCGCCGCAACGCCAAGGTGCCGCGCAGCAAGTACTACTACAACCGCGACGAGTGGGCCGCGCGCATCGCCGGTCGCGTGAAGCTGTCGAGCGACCTCGAATGGCTGGTGGCCTACGAGAAGTTCCAGAACAAGGGCGCCGGCGAGATCGCGATGAAGGACTGCGACATGGCCGCCGGCACCGACTTCGCCTGCCCCGGCGGCAAGTGGGACGTGAAGGTCAACGTGCCGGGCAAGACGGACATGTCGATCGACACGGTGCGCTCCAACCTGAACTGGAAGCTCAACGATCGCTCCACGATCGAGTACGGTTTCGCCTACGCGACGCAGAAGCGCTCGCAGCAGTCGGACGACGACGGCGGCTACTACCCGCTGTCGCGCCAGGTCACGGCGACCGTGCCGGTCGGACCGGACGGTGACTGGGGCACCTGGCCGATCCGCGACGAGACCTCGCTGACGCTGGGCTCGACCTACAAGTCGCAGGTGCACGAGCTGCAGTTCAAGCACCATACCGACACCGTGCAGCTGGTCACCGGCCTGTTCTGGATGCACGAGAAGAACGCGATCGACTACGCGCAGGAGCAGCTGGTCACCGCGCCCTTCGGCTTCCCGACCAGCCAGTACTACGCTCAGCCCGATCGGCAGATCGACGCCAAGGCCATCTTTGCGCAGGCCGACTGGACCTTCCTGCCGACCTGGACCGCGACGGTGGGCGGCCGCGTCAGCTTCGACAAGAAGACCGACAAGGGCGGCCGCGTCTACGGCAGCTTCGACGGCTCGACGCCGGCGTACTACAACGGCCTCTACGACCCGGGCACGCCTGGCACGCCGGGCTTCCGCCCGCACAACGGCCGCGACCTGACCGAGCAGATGGGCCCCTTCGCCGGTCCCGGCGCCTACGGCCTGTGGGGCGAGCCCGCGGGCAACGACCACGGCGAGAGCTGGAAGAAATTCACCTACCGCCTCGGCCTGCGCAAGCAGCTGACGCCGGCGGACATGGTCTACACCTCGCTGTCGACCGGCTACAAGGCCGGCGGCTTCGGCGACAAGGACGACCGCTGCGGCGGCAAGGAATGCGTCGACGGCCCGGCGGGTCCGCAGTACACCTTCTTCCCGTACAAGCCGGAGACGGTCACCAACTTCGAGCTCGGCTACAAGGGCCTGATGCTGGACAAGCGCCTGAGCCTGTCGGCGACCTTCTTCTACAGCCGCTACAAGGACATGCAGGTCACGGGCGACTTCTTCGCCTCCAAGGTCAAGCAGGTGGGTCCGTGCCCGGACGAGAACCCGACCTGCGACATCGTCACCAAGTGGCAGACGGTGAACGTCGGCGTCGTCGACATCCCCGGCCTGGAGCTGGAGGTCGACTACAAGCCCTGGGCGGGTGCGCGGCTGGGGGCCTTCTTCAGCTACATCAACAGCCGGATGAAGGACTACCCGTCCTTCAGCGACAGCTGGAACTGCGGCGTGCGCGCCGAGATGGGCGCGCCGGCATGTCCTGACCCCTACACCGGTCCGATCCGCGAGAACGCCGGCCGCCAGATCTACGACATCACCGGCAACCACCTGCCGCTGTCGCCCAAGTACAGCTTCGGCGTCAACTTCTCGCAGAGCTTCCGCTTCGGCGAGGGCTGGGAGCTGACGCCGTGGGTCAACGTGAAGTGGCAGGACAAGATGTACTTCACGCTGCGCAACCTGGACAACGCGCACATCTCCGACGGGCAGAAGGCCTTCGCGAAGGTCGATGCGAGCCTGCGGCTGCAGGCGCCCAAGGACTGGCACGCGGAGATCTACGTGCTGAACGCGACCAACAAGATGACGAAGAACTCCGCGCAGGACGGCGGCGGCTTCGTGCGCGGGTACTGGAACGATCCGCGGACCTTCGGGATCCGGGTGGGGATCGATTACTGA